In a single window of the Anaerocolumna cellulosilytica genome:
- a CDS encoding sn-glycerol-1-phosphate dehydrogenase codes for MHIDVTTFSGSCTCGRNHEIYVKDIIIESGAVKRLPEYLAHIFHGNYAKIGILCDSNTYKAAGRKAEAVLPGSYTVILPAENLHADNHGVELAEEMLAGMKDLKLILAVGSGTIHDITRYLSNILSVPFVSVPTAASVDGFVSTVAAMTWNGMKKTIPAVSPVLVVADTDVFSEAPYRLTASGISDLLGKYTALIDWEVSHIVTGEYICTRVCELELKALKEVCSCLPQLRNYNSEEVRKQAYEQLMYALLLSGLAMQMIGNSRPASGSEHHMSHLWEMEVINGPLDAYHGEKVSIGLMIATKTYHKVKNAIRNGFCSVKPYKGLEYDILKEAFAPKGLYEDIITENTPDPLAGINEEKFKQQLPDIARILDKLPTEEEINRLLTAAGCIKDVQEIELEEGIIPKTIRLSPYVRNRLTFLRLTKLLRL; via the coding sequence ATGCATATTGATGTTACAACTTTTTCTGGTTCTTGTACTTGCGGAAGAAATCATGAGATTTATGTAAAGGATATTATTATAGAATCGGGAGCCGTGAAACGGCTTCCGGAATATCTGGCTCATATATTTCATGGAAATTATGCAAAGATTGGTATCTTGTGTGATTCCAATACATATAAAGCAGCAGGCAGAAAAGCAGAAGCTGTTTTACCGGGCAGTTATACGGTAATATTGCCGGCGGAGAATCTACATGCGGATAACCATGGCGTAGAGCTGGCAGAAGAGATGCTGGCGGGAATGAAAGACTTAAAACTGATTTTAGCGGTAGGTTCCGGTACCATTCATGACATTACCAGATATTTGTCTAATATTTTGTCTGTCCCTTTTGTATCGGTACCAACAGCTGCCAGTGTTGATGGTTTTGTTTCAACGGTAGCGGCCATGACTTGGAATGGAATGAAAAAAACCATTCCGGCAGTTTCGCCGGTTTTGGTAGTTGCAGATACGGATGTATTTTCAGAGGCACCTTACAGATTGACGGCATCTGGTATTTCTGACCTGTTGGGTAAATATACAGCCCTCATTGATTGGGAAGTATCTCATATCGTAACAGGTGAGTATATATGTACACGAGTGTGTGAATTGGAATTAAAGGCATTGAAGGAGGTCTGCTCTTGCTTGCCCCAGCTTCGCAATTATAATTCTGAAGAGGTAAGAAAACAGGCTTATGAGCAGCTTATGTATGCATTGCTATTATCTGGCCTGGCGATGCAGATGATTGGAAACTCAAGACCGGCCTCTGGATCAGAGCATCATATGTCTCATCTGTGGGAAATGGAAGTGATTAACGGACCGCTAGATGCCTATCATGGAGAAAAAGTTTCCATTGGACTCATGATAGCAACAAAAACCTATCATAAAGTTAAAAATGCTATACGAAATGGCTTTTGCAGTGTAAAACCATATAAAGGGCTGGAATATGATATACTAAAAGAGGCATTTGCACCTAAAGGATTGTATGAAGATATTATTACAGAAAATACACCGGATCCTTTAGCGGGAATAAATGAAGAGAAATTCAAACAGCAATTGCCGGATATAGCACGAATACTGGATAAACTTCCTACGGAAGAAGAAATTAATAGGTTGCTTACAGCAGCAGGTTGTATTAAAGA